TGGGTACACCGACGCCTGAACCCAGCTCCCTGCGGACGGGCAGCAACCGGGACAGCAGAGCCGTGGCCAGCCCGGCGATCAGCCCGGCCTCCAGCATGCGCTCCAGGATGATCATGTGGATGATCCACGGCAGCGCCGCCCTCAAGGGGAGCACCACCAACTCCAGCACGAGGGCGTAGAGCACCGCGGCGGCCAGCCCTGCCACCATGCCCTTGGCGACCGGCGACGTCCCGGACAACCCGGCCACGCCGGCCGCGAGGGCGGCGCCGAAAGCGGCTCCGGCTGCGACGAAGCCCGACAGGGTGGTGCCAGGGCTCTGGAAGACGTAGCCGTTGACTGTGCCCGACACCATCGCCGTGATCATCGCCGCGGCGGCTCCGCAGCCCAGAGCCAGGGCGATGCGGCCATTGCGGCGGGGCATCGGCGGCCGGCGTTCGCCGAGGGTGGCGAGACGTACCGCCATCGGGGCCAGCATGAGCAGGACGATGGCGATCAGCAGCTGGACGCCCAGCGACAGCCGGGTGTCCAGCACGATCTGCGCGCTGATCAGGACGTGTGCCAGCGGGTCGGCTACGGCCGGATATTTCTGGATATGGGCGATGATGATGTCGGTTTGGATGCCGTAGAACGTCCGCGCGCTCAGCGTCACCACCGCTGCGATCAGCAACAGCGGCGCCAGCGCCGACCACAGGCCGTGCACCCGCGGCGCCCACACCCTCGCCACCCACCGCACCCAGACCCCCAGCAGCAGGCCCGCCACCGCCAGCACCACCAGCCCGGCGAGCTGCACCGGCACGGGGAACGGGGCCAGCGCGTGGTCCGTCATCCTGCTCGGGGCCAGAACCCAGCCACCCGCCAGCCCCACGGCCAGGCCCAGCGGCACGTGCACGGCGTCGCTCTCCGCCCCCACGGCCCGCAACGCCCGCAATCCCAGCGCGACGGCCAGCAGCAGGGCGAACACCTCCGCTGGCCACGGCAACGTGTTGGTGCGTCCCTGCGCGGTCAGCGACGTGGCAGGATCCATGGTCAGGGAGAAACAGCCGCCCAGGGCCAGCGGAAAGACGAAGCCCTGGCGCACCAGCGGCGCCTGCTCGTCCAGCGCGGCCCGGCGTACGGCGAGATGCGGGTGGGTGCGCACCCGCAGCGACACCGGCCACCGGCGCGGAGCCGGCGCCTCCTCGAACAGGCGGCGCAGCGGCGTCGCGTCCTCCTGCCACGACAACACGCGGGCGTCGGCCGTCAGCTCACGCGACTGCAGCACCACCGAACGGGTCAGCCACGACAGCACCGCCAGTCCGGCGATCTGGGCGGCGAACAACCACGACAGCACCACGCTCGAGCCGAACGGCATCTGCTCGGACCGCAGGAACGGCGCCTGCTCCGACAGCACCCCGTTCACGGCGGCGAGCAGGCCCGGCACGAGGATCACCGCGGCGTACGATCGCCACATCGCCATCGTCACCGCCGTGATGTCCAGATCCCTGTTGCGCACGTGCGCCAGCTCGTGCAGCACCACCGCACGGAACAGCGCCCGGTCGCGCTCGAACAACATCCAGGTGCCCCGGCTGATCACGACATACCTGTGCCCGGCCCGGCCGAACGCCAGCCCGGCCACCGCGGGGTTGAGCACGTCGAGCAGGAAGACGACCCGGCGGCCGCCGAGCACCTCCTCGGACATCCGCCGCAACTCATCGTGGACCTCGCCGACGACCGGACGCAGCCGCCGGCGGCGGATCCGCCAGGCCGGGCCGAACCAGTACTGCAGCCCTGTGAGCAGGATGAGCGTCGCGAAACAGAGCAACGTGCCCAGCCGGAGATCCTGATCGGCCGCACGGCTCATTACCTCGCACGCAGGATCGTCCCGGCCCTTCAGCGCCGCCAGCAAACACGCCTCCCTGACCTTCGCCGGGACCTCCGACCCATGCGTCGACAGCAGGTCGAACACCCCTGGCCGGTAGATCGCGGTCGTCGCGAACGCCAGACTGATCAGCAGGACGAACGCGGACGCGGTGGCCGACGGGATGCGGCCGTTCATGACGGCTTGCGGGCGAGCTCGCTCACCACCGCATCGGCCAGCGCATCGGCCTGTGTCTCCGATATGCCTATCCGGCGCGCCTTCCGGTACGCGACCTTCCGGATCTCCGCCAGCCGGGCCGGCGGCAACGGCGGCGGGCCCTCGGGCAGCTCCCTCGGACGACGGCGCAACCGGCCGATCAGCCGACCGGTCCACGAGCCGACATCCTTGCCCACATCCATGAGCACCGTGGTCACGACGCCGGAGACGATCGCCGTCACCAGCATCTCGTCCACCCCTGGCAACCCGAACCCGAGCGGCTCCCGATGAGACCTCGACCTGTTCCTGCCGCCGAGCGCGTCCCAGGTCTGATCGAACAGGGGCAATTCGGAAGGAGCGATTCTCGTCACGACTCGACGGCTGAGATCCTTGGCGAACACATCGGACACCTGGGCCTCCAACACGGGAATTCTGTTCCCTGAAATATAGGCAGCCCCGAGGTCCGCTGTCTGTGAATCATTACACTCTGGACCAGCTCGCACTCTCCGCCACTTTTACCGTATAACGCACCCTGCGGCTTGCGGCAAGGCCCGGGGCATGCTGCCTCATCGCGCGGGCACGAATGGTCGTGCTCTCGCTGGGGCCTGGTGAAGGGACGATGTGGAACTGCACGAGGCCCTCCGCGCTCTTCCTCCCGAACGGCTGATCCTGCTCGTCCCCATGGACCGAGAGGAGTATGCGGAGTTCCGCTCGCGCGTGCAAGCCGCCTTGGGGATTCGAACCCCAGACCCCTTCATTACGAGTTAGAACACGATCGTCCAGGACCCTCCACAGCCGTCTTCCGGGCCTGCTCGGGCGGGCTTCATGAGATCCCTCAGTCCACGGTCGTCCAGATCCGTCCAGACCCGTTGTTAGCACCCGCGTTAGCAAGATCGATAATTGCGGCTGGTGGTCACCCCTACTGCCTTCGCACGTAATGGAGTAGGCGCACAGCCTCAACGGTCACTTCCTGCTGAAGAGCAAGATCTCGTTGGAGATCCTGCTTGTCGTACAACTCGTCCCCCATCGTGCTTACCACGGGCACCCACTCGCCGCCGTCGCCGGTTGCGTAGTCCCTCCAGACTGATCCAATGTCCACCGTGTTATGTGCGGCATGGTTACGAGCTTTGATCGCGTGATCAAGAAGGTCTAGAGTGTCCGCCCAGGCGTCTCTATCACCAGCACTGAGCCGAGCCTCTATCTCCCTCAGCCGTTGCCCTGCCGTACGCCGTCTCCTCACAGTGGACGGATCGAGATGATCCAAAATCGCACCTAGAACATCTTCTACCTCGGCCGCCTGCGCGATTATCAGCCCGCGGAGTCGATGCATCGAAACTGAGGTGCCCCGAACCTTCCGGACATTGGCCCGACTACGCGCCGCTGATCCTCCTGGGTGCTGCGGCCGGTCTCCGGCAAGGAGAAGCACTCGGCCTGGCTGTCGACCGGATCAACTTCGCCGAGGGCATGTTGACGGTGGACCAGCAGGTCGTGGTGATCGATCGGCGTCCAACGCTGGCTCCGCCGAAGACGAGAGCATCCGTCCGCAACGTCCCGATACCGGCCGTTCTCGCCGATGCGCTGGCCGAATACATCGACAGGCACAAGCCTGAGGATGTGCTGTTCCGGACGACGCGCGGGAACCTGGTCCGTCGCGACTATTTCAACGCCGACGTCCTGAAGCCCGCGATCTTCTCAGCGGGGGTGCCGGTGGACATGACGTTCCACGATCTGCGGCACACCTTCGCCAGCACGGCACTCGCCGAGGGCGTGCCCATCTCCGAGGTGTCCCGGTGGCCCGGGCACGAGTCCATCACCACGACCGTGGATCTCTACGGGCATCTGGTCCCGGAGGCATCCGAGCGGGCTCGCACGGCCCTGGACCACGCCTTCGCCGCGGCGCTCAGACTTACGTGAATGTGCCCCCATTGTGTCCTCTGAGCACTTCGATCTTGCCGAGCGGAGGCTCCGCCGCAGGTCAGAGGAGGAAAGGGCGGACGAGTCGGCCTGTAGGCCGGGTTTTGTCCTTCACTCGCGTGAAGGGGCGACCATCCATCTAGGGCCGGCGTTGCCGACGGCCTCAAGCGGTCTACCCGCGCGGCTCGGGCGGGCAGCCCTCAAACGTCGCGCGCGGGACGCTCCGGAGAGCGTCCCTTCTTGACCTTGCTCCGGGTGGGGTTTACCAAGCCGCCCACGTCACCGTGGGCGCTGGTGGTCTCTTACACCACCGTTTCACCCTTACCTCCCTTTCGGGAGGCGGTCTGTTCTCTGTGGCACTGTCCCGCGGGTCGCCCCGGGTCGGCGTTACCGACCACCCTGCCCTGTGGAGCCCGGACCTTCCTCGGCGGGTCTCCGAAGAGACCCGACGCGGCCGCCCGGCCGGCTCGTCCGCCGTGTCTCCCAGCCTAACGGTTCCCCAGTGGTCTCCAACCGAACGGCAAGTCGCCTCCGGTGGAATGGGGACCAGGCCGACCCCCGGGGGTCACGAGCATCCGGGGGACGACCGATGAGAGCACGACCGGCCGGGCCGGGTGGGCACCGTACGACGAGGCCCTTCGCATCCGCGTGGGCGGGCGACCGCCGGTTCAGCGCAGATGCGAGGTGTCGTTGAACGCCTTGACCACTGCCGGCCCGTCGGCGTAATACTCGATCTGGGACAGGGCCGCCAGATCAAGATGCATGCGGTACAGCGCGTCCAGGGGAGCCAGCAGCGCGAGCCGGAGCAGCATCTTGATCGGCGTGACGTGGGAGACGGCCAGGACCGTCCTGCCCTCGTAACGCTCGACCAGCCGGTCCCCGGTCGCCTGGACCCGCCGCGCCGCCACCTCGAAACTCTCCCCACCCGGCGGCGCGGCGGACGGGTCCGCCAGCCACGCGGCGAGCTCGTCCGGCCAGCGGCGCTGGATCTCGGTGAACGTGTATCCCTCCCAGTCACCGAAGTCGGTCTCCCTGAGCCCCTCCTCGACGGCCACCTCCAGCCCGAGCCGGGTGGCGACGATCTCGGCGGTGGCGCGGGCCCGCCTCAGCGGGGAGCTGACGACCACCTGGATGCCGTACGGCTCGCGCGACAGCCTGGCCGCGACGGCCTCCGCCTGGGTGATGCCGTTGGCGGTGAGCTCGGGGTCGCCGAGCCCGGAGAACCTGCGCTCGGCCGAGAGCGGGGTCTCGCCGTGCCGCAGCAGGAGCAACGTGGTCGCCACGGTCGTGGGCGGGCGCCAGCCGGTGCCCGCCGCCACGGGTGCCACCGCCTCCTGCCCCGCTGAGACGTCGTCGGAGCCGAGGAGGTCGAGGAGGGAGTCCTGCGCGGCGGCCGGAGAGGCGGAAGCCCTGGCCTTACGGCCGGGCCCCCCCGCCGGGGAGCCGGCCAGTCCGTTCTCCCGGGAGCCGGGGGAACCCGTGGCCGAGGAGCCGCTGAGCCGCCAGGGGCGGCCCTTGGCGGCGGCGTCCATGGCCTCGTTGGCCAGCCGGTCGGCGTCCTTGTTCTTCTCCCGGGGAATCCACCGCCAGGTGACCCTGAGCCGCCTGGCCAGGGCGGCGGCCTCCAGCGCGAGCGGGCGCAGACCCTCGTTCTTGATCTTCCATCGGCCGGCCATCTGCTCGACGACCAGTTTGGAGTCCATCCGGACCTCGACGGCCGCGCCGTCCCCGGCGAGGGCGAGGAGGGACTGCAGTCCCGCGATCAGCCCCCGGTACTCGGCGACGTTGTTGGTCTGGGTGCCGATCGCCTCGGCGGTCTCGACCAGGACCTGGCCGTCCGCGGCGTCCTTGACGACGGCGCCGTAGCCGGCGGGCCCGGGGTTGCCCCGGGACCCGCCGTCGGCCTCGATGACGTAGGAGGTCACAGCCCCGACTCGGCGGTGCGGACGAGGATGCGGCGGCATTCCTCGCAACGGATGACCTCGTCGTGGGAGGACGCCTTGATGCGGTTGATCTCGGCGATGGACAGGCTGGTGCGGCAGCCGAGGCAGCGGGCGCCCTGCAGCATCGCGGCTCCCACCCCGAACTGCTCCCGGAGCTTCTCGTAGAGGGCCAGCAGGTCGGCGGGGATGTCGGCGACGATGCCCGAACGCCTGCCCTTGACCTCGGCGCTCTCCTTGTCGATCTCGGCGAAGGCGGCGTCCCTGCGGTCTTCGGCGGCGTCGCGGCCGGCGGCGAGCCTGTCGCGCTCAGCCACGATCTTGGCCACCTGCGCGTCGGCCGTCTCCCGGCGCTCCATGATCTCCAGCACGACCTCCTCCAGGTCGCCCTGGCGGCGGTTGAGGGAGATGATCTCGGACTGGAGGCTGGCCAGGTCCTTCGGGGAGGACACCTGGCCGGAGTCGAGCCGCTTCTGGTCCCGCTCGGCGCGGACGCGGACCGAGTCGACGTCCGCCTCGGCCTTGGTCTGCTCGCGGGCCAGGTCACCCGCCTCGGTCTCGGCGGCGATCGCCTGGGTCGCGAGCCTCGCCACGCGGGCGGAGATCTCATCGATCTCGGCCAGCTCGGGCAGGGTGCGACGACGATGGGCCAGCCGGTCGATGACGGAGTCGAGTTCGGCCAGGTCGAGCAGACGCTTCTGGGCTGCCGGGGCTGCTTTCACTTCAAATCCTCGCACTCTGCTTTTGTATTCCAGGCGTCCGTGACCGTCTCGGATACGCGCGTCTCAACAGTAATCCCCTTCTCGGCCAATCCGGACGTCAGACGGCGTGCCGCCTCGGCCAGCCAGGGCCATTCGGTGGCCCAGTGGGCGGCGTCGATCAGCGCGGGGCCGCCGGGAGCCTCCATGAATTCGCTCGCCGGGTGGTGGCGGAGGTCGGCGGTGAGGAAGACGTCCACGCCGGCGGCGCGGGCCGTACCGAGGAGGGAGTCTCCCGATCCCCCGCTGACCGCGACCCGCCGGACCTCGCGGTCGAGGTCGCCGGCGACCCGCAGGCCGCCCGCCGTACCGGGGAGCCCGCGCGCGGCCTGCCGGGCGAACGCGTGCAGGGTGAGCGGGGCGGGCAGTGTGCCGATGCGGCCCAGACCGCGCCGGGGATCGTCCGGCGAGGGCTGCAGGGGGGTGAGCGGGCCGGTCAGGCCCACGGCGCGGGCGAGCGCGTCGGAGACACCGGGGTCGGCGACGTCGGCGTTGGTGTGGGCGGTGAAGAGGCCGACGTCGTTTCTGATCAGCGTGTGGACCAGGCGGCCCTTGAAGGTGGTGGCCGCGACGGTCGTGGTGCCGCGCAGGTAGAGGGGGTGGTGGGTGACCACCAAGTCGGCGCCCCATTCCAG
Above is a genomic segment from Streptosporangium album containing:
- a CDS encoding M48 family metalloprotease, with protein sequence MNGRIPSATASAFVLLISLAFATTAIYRPGVFDLLSTHGSEVPAKVREACLLAALKGRDDPACEVMSRAADQDLRLGTLLCFATLILLTGLQYWFGPAWRIRRRRLRPVVGEVHDELRRMSEEVLGGRRVVFLLDVLNPAVAGLAFGRAGHRYVVISRGTWMLFERDRALFRAVVLHELAHVRNRDLDITAVTMAMWRSYAAVILVPGLLAAVNGVLSEQAPFLRSEQMPFGSSVVLSWLFAAQIAGLAVLSWLTRSVVLQSRELTADARVLSWQEDATPLRRLFEEAPAPRRWPVSLRVRTHPHLAVRRAALDEQAPLVRQGFVFPLALGGCFSLTMDPATSLTAQGRTNTLPWPAEVFALLLAVALGLRALRAVGAESDAVHVPLGLAVGLAGGWVLAPSRMTDHALAPFPVPVQLAGLVVLAVAGLLLGVWVRWVARVWAPRVHGLWSALAPLLLIAAVVTLSARTFYGIQTDIIIAHIQKYPAVADPLAHVLISAQIVLDTRLSLGVQLLIAIVLLMLAPMAVRLATLGERRPPMPRRNGRIALALGCGAAAAMITAMVSGTVNGYVFQSPGTTLSGFVAAGAAFGAALAAGVAGLSGTSPVAKGMVAGLAAAVLYALVLELVVLPLRAALPWIIHMIILERMLEAGLIAGLATALLSRLLPVRRELGSGVGVPIRG
- a CDS encoding bifunctional RNase H/acid phosphatase, with the translated sequence MTSYVIEADGGSRGNPGPAGYGAVVKDAADGQVLVETAEAIGTQTNNVAEYRGLIAGLQSLLALAGDGAAVEVRMDSKLVVEQMAGRWKIKNEGLRPLALEAAALARRLRVTWRWIPREKNKDADRLANEAMDAAAKGRPWRLSGSSATGSPGSRENGLAGSPAGGPGRKARASASPAAAQDSLLDLLGSDDVSAGQEAVAPVAAGTGWRPPTTVATTLLLLRHGETPLSAERRFSGLGDPELTANGITQAEAVAARLSREPYGIQVVVSSPLRRARATAEIVATRLGLEVAVEEGLRETDFGDWEGYTFTEIQRRWPDELAAWLADPSAAPPGGESFEVAARRVQATGDRLVERYEGRTVLAVSHVTPIKMLLRLALLAPLDALYRMHLDLAALSQIEYYADGPAVVKAFNDTSHLR
- a CDS encoding zinc ribbon domain-containing protein, with the protein product MKAAPAAQKRLLDLAELDSVIDRLAHRRRTLPELAEIDEISARVARLATQAIAAETEAGDLAREQTKAEADVDSVRVRAERDQKRLDSGQVSSPKDLASLQSEIISLNRRQGDLEEVVLEIMERRETADAQVAKIVAERDRLAAGRDAAEDRRDAAFAEIDKESAEVKGRRSGIVADIPADLLALYEKLREQFGVGAAMLQGARCLGCRTSLSIAEINRIKASSHDEVIRCEECRRILVRTAESGL
- a CDS encoding tyrosine-type recombinase/integrase yields the protein MGAAAGLRQGEALGLAVDRINFAEGMLTVDQQVVVIDRRPTLAPPKTRASVRNVPIPAVLADALAEYIDRHKPEDVLFRTTRGNLVRRDYFNADVLKPAIFSAGVPVDMTFHDLRHTFASTALAEGVPISEVSRWPGHESITTTVDLYGHLVPEASERARTALDHAFAAALRLT
- a CDS encoding Nif3-like dinuclear metal center hexameric protein → MPTLADVVQELESAYDPRWAESWDAVGLVCGDPSSEVRRVLFAVDPVAAVADEALEWGADLVVTHHPLYLRGTTTVAATTFKGRLVHTLIRNDVGLFTAHTNADVADPGVSDALARAVGLTGPLTPLQPSPDDPRRGLGRIGTLPAPLTLHAFARQAARGLPGTAGGLRVAGDLDREVRRVAVSGGSGDSLLGTARAAGVDVFLTADLRHHPASEFMEAPGGPALIDAAHWATEWPWLAEAARRLTSGLAEKGITVETRVSETVTDAWNTKAECEDLK